In Stieleria varia, one genomic interval encodes:
- a CDS encoding AsmA-like C-terminal region-containing protein, whose amino-acid sequence MLVIAGCLFIIWTIAPQTVGEQARRHLEKTFREHYPNLQVSIERGRYDPKIGLIFDNISISEPASSSGLVQAGLEMLTGPSEQMVHIKRLVVVADTQPQRLLERGNPLVTRRLVIEGVEAEGRLRADGTISLQSLWPLPKFGPKACPRIEVRDVDFTLISDQSTGKPIKMNFAEIVTTENPLAGSMDAQGNVVEVQKVVTARGSSSFVDEFAINANIVPGGADVEASIGGLRWSDDLFDRLPEPYREKIQQARGLTAVSDTRISARYRVDAPIAFKTRTKIRDGRLEHPALPLPLDRLGGVVTCTRDGVDIESFYGMWGDANYHVTGRMEGLQWPAKVQLNCGINHLLLDQRVASVLPEKLRAHWDKFQPYGRVDARIPQLKFENGKWSANATVTCKGVDVRYEKFPYPVQQLVGDIELTPTIVSSELMVGRVGGQGMQCAFVVPTRPELPIEKRITIQTDGPIAIDNVMLDSLSPRGKATSKLESFMRSLNPRGAIHLQTAILGNDKSGDEYRDIKLQVFDGTIRFDKFAYPIYNVTGNVQLRNDDVYIQEFHGVNASGGRIACNGIYRLPPKPLYPNTPSPNTPSPNTPSPNTPSVATLPAMELDFHATDVPMDGALRASLPEASQMTWDALSPSGVLDELFVKLTQQHPDPVTGEIAPLEMDVAAREHITESPSQPALRLQPVALPYRLDITDGLVRFDGEKVTIDSLRAQHDATRLSAEGFCGKRPDGRWRLVLDVHSGSRLNPDAELIEALPIEMRQAMRELQLRGPVGVRGRTETLLSDENNPNPVFDWNLVLQLEGNRIGDVGPVHSLRGELFVRGKKDESGIRANGDVQIDSMHVDDLQITGIRGPYSVVDDLLQLGSVTDQAIPLQGNLFGGHASVQGSVLLSDASFDVQMALQDAQVPSILAEIGEGRSELTGTLNGRMTLEGLLGTTELLSGNGAVTVENANLYQLPFLVQLLNLFSITATEDVAFTNGDVKFTLSESELIFNDLKMWGSLIALQGSGTLDRRRELDLTFNTRVSPRNGFSQLLSPLKSQRYTLWTVDVRGPLEDPMIERRALDGVGQTLERLFPGMGSSAQRPPPPSGIDRR is encoded by the coding sequence TTGCTTGTCATCGCCGGGTGCCTGTTCATCATCTGGACGATCGCTCCGCAAACCGTCGGCGAGCAAGCACGGCGGCATCTTGAGAAGACGTTTCGCGAGCACTATCCGAATTTGCAAGTCTCGATCGAGCGTGGGCGTTACGATCCCAAGATCGGTTTGATCTTTGACAATATCTCGATCTCCGAACCTGCGTCGTCAAGCGGATTGGTCCAAGCCGGCCTTGAGATGCTGACCGGTCCCTCCGAGCAAATGGTACACATCAAACGCTTGGTGGTGGTTGCCGACACTCAACCGCAACGTTTGCTCGAACGTGGCAACCCTCTGGTAACACGTCGCTTGGTGATCGAAGGCGTCGAGGCCGAAGGTCGATTGCGAGCCGACGGAACGATCTCGCTGCAGTCTCTGTGGCCATTGCCAAAGTTTGGTCCCAAAGCGTGTCCGCGAATCGAAGTTCGAGACGTCGACTTCACACTCATCTCGGACCAATCCACAGGCAAACCGATCAAAATGAACTTTGCCGAAATCGTCACCACGGAGAATCCGTTGGCAGGTTCGATGGATGCCCAAGGCAACGTGGTGGAGGTCCAGAAAGTCGTTACGGCGCGCGGGAGCAGTTCGTTCGTCGACGAATTTGCGATCAACGCCAATATCGTTCCAGGCGGAGCAGATGTCGAAGCCAGCATTGGCGGACTGCGTTGGTCGGATGATTTGTTCGATCGCTTGCCGGAACCGTATCGCGAAAAGATTCAACAGGCTCGTGGTCTGACCGCCGTCAGCGACACGCGGATTTCGGCACGCTATCGCGTCGATGCACCGATCGCATTCAAGACGCGGACCAAGATTCGCGACGGCCGCTTGGAACATCCCGCTCTGCCGTTACCCTTGGATCGTCTCGGTGGCGTCGTCACGTGCACCCGCGACGGCGTCGATATTGAATCCTTTTACGGCATGTGGGGGGACGCCAACTATCACGTGACCGGACGAATGGAGGGATTGCAGTGGCCCGCGAAGGTGCAACTCAACTGTGGGATCAATCACTTGCTGTTGGATCAACGGGTCGCATCGGTGTTGCCCGAAAAGCTGCGAGCGCACTGGGACAAGTTTCAGCCGTACGGTCGAGTGGACGCTCGAATTCCACAACTGAAATTTGAAAACGGCAAGTGGTCGGCGAATGCGACGGTCACATGCAAAGGCGTCGATGTCCGGTACGAAAAATTTCCTTATCCCGTTCAACAACTCGTGGGCGACATCGAGCTGACACCCACCATCGTTTCGTCCGAATTGATGGTCGGTCGCGTGGGAGGGCAAGGCATGCAGTGCGCTTTTGTCGTTCCCACACGTCCCGAGTTGCCCATCGAGAAACGGATTACGATTCAAACCGATGGACCGATCGCCATCGACAATGTGATGTTGGATTCCTTGTCACCACGCGGAAAGGCAACTTCAAAACTTGAGTCGTTCATGCGCTCGCTCAATCCCCGCGGCGCGATCCACTTGCAAACCGCCATCCTGGGGAACGACAAATCAGGAGACGAGTACCGAGACATCAAACTGCAAGTCTTTGACGGGACCATCCGCTTCGACAAATTCGCGTATCCGATCTACAACGTCACCGGCAACGTTCAACTGCGTAACGACGATGTCTACATCCAAGAGTTCCACGGCGTGAATGCCAGCGGAGGCCGGATCGCCTGCAACGGAATCTATCGTCTGCCACCGAAGCCGCTGTACCCGAACACACCGTCACCGAACACACCGTCACCGAACACACCGTCACCGAACACACCGTCCGTCGCGACGCTGCCTGCCATGGAGCTGGATTTTCACGCCACCGACGTGCCCATGGACGGCGCCCTGAGAGCCTCTTTGCCAGAAGCCTCCCAGATGACTTGGGATGCACTTTCGCCAAGCGGTGTGCTGGACGAACTGTTCGTCAAACTGACGCAGCAGCATCCCGATCCGGTGACCGGCGAAATCGCTCCCCTGGAGATGGATGTCGCGGCGCGAGAGCACATCACAGAGAGTCCATCTCAGCCCGCACTGCGTTTGCAACCGGTCGCCCTACCCTATCGACTGGACATCACCGACGGCTTGGTACGATTTGACGGCGAGAAAGTCACCATCGATTCGCTGCGTGCCCAACACGATGCGACACGATTGTCCGCCGAAGGATTCTGTGGCAAACGCCCCGACGGTCGCTGGCGATTGGTGCTGGATGTCCACAGCGGCAGCCGGCTGAATCCGGATGCGGAACTCATCGAAGCGTTGCCGATCGAGATGCGACAAGCCATGCGGGAATTGCAGTTGCGAGGACCGGTCGGCGTCCGCGGCAGAACCGAAACCTTGTTGTCGGACGAAAACAATCCCAACCCTGTGTTCGATTGGAATCTCGTTCTGCAACTGGAGGGCAACCGAATCGGCGACGTCGGCCCGGTACACTCCCTGCGTGGTGAGCTGTTCGTCCGAGGCAAGAAAGACGAATCCGGCATTCGTGCCAACGGCGATGTCCAAATCGATTCCATGCACGTTGATGATTTGCAAATCACCGGCATCCGAGGCCCCTATTCCGTCGTCGATGACCTGCTACAACTCGGATCGGTGACCGACCAAGCCATTCCTTTGCAAGGAAATCTCTTTGGCGGTCACGCCAGCGTGCAAGGAAGCGTGTTGTTGTCAGACGCGAGTTTTGACGTTCAGATGGCACTGCAAGATGCCCAGGTTCCGTCGATCCTGGCGGAGATCGGCGAAGGACGCAGTGAACTGACGGGAACACTCAATGGCCGAATGACATTAGAGGGTCTGCTGGGGACAACCGAGTTGCTCAGCGGCAACGGTGCCGTCACGGTCGAGAATGCCAACCTGTATCAACTACCCTTCTTGGTGCAGTTGCTGAATCTGTTTTCGATCACGGCTACGGAAGACGTGGCGTTCACCAACGGCGATGTCAAGTTCACGCTCAGCGAAAGCGAGTTGATCTTTAACGATCTGAAAATGTGGGGCAGCTTGATCGCACTGCAAGGCAGCGGAACGCTGGATCGACGCCGTGAACTGGATCTCACTTTCAACACCCGTGTCAGCCCACGCAACGGGTTCAGCCAACTGCTCAGCCCCCTAAAGAGCCAACGCTACACGCTGTGGACCGTAGATGTTCGTGGTCCGCTGGAGGATCCGATGATCGAGCGTCGCGCCCTCGATGGTGTCGGGCAAACCCTCGAAAGGCTCTTCCCCGGCATGGGGTCGTCTGCCCAACGGCCTCCACCGCCATCAGGCATCGATCGCCGATAG
- a CDS encoding glycosyltransferase, translating to MNDFEPPPPESAPVGDLTLDATSSPAPLLSFVVPTMNEEQTVVTLVEKIHGVCQQNGYTYEVIFVDDGSTDATWQRMRELATQRGEVTAIRFRRNFGKAAALSAGFKATRGTIVFTMDADLQDDPIEVPSFLAKLDEGFDVVSGWKQKRKDSWDKVYPSKVFNWLVSTMTGVRLHDHNCGFKAYRRGVIEDVRLYGELHRFVPVLAAAQGWRVGQIPVVHHEREFGSSKYGVARIVKGFLDLLSVFFLTTFGKRPLHLIGTLGLLCFTIGGVVMMYLSSRWVITRVFYEEDSYLHLHQSALFYYCIVAILLGSQLFLTGLLAELIVAESDSAKRPYNISEAVGSNSKAVGTNSLAVGTNFKAGDFNRAGEPS from the coding sequence ATGAACGATTTTGAGCCCCCGCCACCCGAATCCGCTCCGGTGGGTGATCTCACGCTCGATGCCACCTCGTCGCCCGCGCCGTTATTGTCGTTCGTTGTCCCGACGATGAACGAAGAACAAACGGTGGTCACGCTGGTCGAAAAGATCCACGGCGTCTGTCAGCAGAACGGTTACACCTACGAAGTCATCTTCGTCGACGACGGGTCCACCGACGCGACTTGGCAGAGGATGCGGGAATTGGCGACGCAGCGTGGTGAAGTGACCGCGATTCGATTTCGGCGAAACTTTGGCAAGGCTGCCGCACTCTCGGCGGGCTTCAAAGCGACTCGCGGAACGATCGTCTTCACGATGGACGCGGACCTGCAAGACGACCCGATCGAAGTCCCCAGCTTCTTGGCAAAGTTGGACGAAGGCTTCGATGTGGTCAGCGGCTGGAAACAAAAACGCAAGGACTCGTGGGACAAAGTCTACCCGAGCAAAGTGTTCAACTGGCTGGTCAGCACCATGACCGGAGTCCGATTGCACGATCACAACTGTGGGTTCAAAGCGTACCGACGCGGAGTGATCGAAGACGTCCGACTGTACGGAGAACTGCACCGTTTCGTCCCGGTCCTGGCGGCGGCTCAAGGATGGCGGGTCGGTCAGATCCCGGTGGTGCATCACGAACGCGAATTCGGTAGCTCCAAATACGGCGTGGCGAGGATCGTCAAAGGGTTCCTGGATCTGCTCTCGGTTTTCTTTCTGACGACCTTCGGCAAACGACCACTGCACTTGATCGGCACACTCGGTCTGCTCTGTTTCACCATCGGCGGCGTCGTGATGATGTATCTGTCCTCACGCTGGGTCATCACGCGAGTGTTTTACGAAGAGGATAGCTATTTGCATCTGCATCAATCCGCACTGTTTTATTACTGCATCGTCGCGATCCTGCTCGGCTCACAGCTCTTCCTTACTGGACTGCTGGCTGAACTGATCGTCGCCGAATCGGATTCGGCCAAGCGACCGTATAACATCTCCGAAGCAGTCGGCAGTAATTCCAAGGCTGTCGGCACCAATTCCCTGGCTGTCGGCACCAATTTCAAGGCTGGTGACTTCAACCGCGCGGGGGAACCGTCATGA
- a CDS encoding AAA family ATPase — MVQPPPIETQDDSANAARLVEACSAIREQVGRVVVGQDDVIEQLLIAILARGHCLLEGVPGLAKTLMIRTLAESMHLTFRRIQFTPDLMPGDITGTEIIQEDPETGRRKMMFERGPVFTQMLLADEINRTPPKTQAALLEAMQEHEVTAAGHTYRLEEPFFVLATQNPIEQEGTYPLPEAQRDRFLFHVVVDYPSRDEESEIVDRTTSTFDSVVKAVVSGEEIIQFQQTVRRVPLPPHVKDWVLDAVRAVRPRDPESRSWTKELVEWGPGPRASQQLVLAAKARALVHGRPHVTIDDVQTLAFPVLRHRIVPTFAAEADGITVDDLIARLVKEMAVKPAAVV, encoded by the coding sequence ATGGTTCAGCCCCCGCCGATCGAAACGCAAGATGATTCCGCCAACGCCGCTCGGTTGGTCGAGGCCTGTTCCGCCATTCGAGAACAAGTCGGACGGGTGGTGGTCGGCCAAGACGATGTGATCGAACAACTGTTGATCGCGATCTTGGCCCGTGGTCACTGTCTCTTGGAAGGCGTACCGGGACTGGCAAAGACGCTGATGATTCGTACGCTGGCCGAGTCGATGCACTTGACCTTTCGCCGCATCCAGTTCACGCCCGACCTGATGCCCGGCGACATCACCGGTACTGAAATCATCCAAGAAGACCCCGAGACGGGGCGTCGCAAGATGATGTTCGAACGCGGGCCGGTTTTCACCCAAATGTTGCTGGCTGACGAAATCAATCGAACGCCGCCCAAGACTCAGGCGGCGTTGTTGGAAGCCATGCAGGAACACGAGGTGACCGCTGCGGGACACACGTATCGCTTGGAAGAGCCGTTCTTTGTGCTCGCCACGCAGAACCCGATTGAACAAGAAGGCACGTATCCGTTGCCGGAAGCCCAACGTGACCGATTCCTCTTTCACGTCGTTGTCGATTATCCGTCGCGAGACGAAGAGTCCGAGATCGTTGACCGAACGACATCGACGTTCGACTCTGTGGTCAAGGCGGTCGTGTCCGGCGAAGAAATCATCCAGTTCCAACAAACGGTGCGACGGGTTCCGTTGCCGCCGCACGTCAAAGATTGGGTGCTCGATGCAGTTCGCGCGGTGCGACCACGTGATCCCGAAAGCCGCAGTTGGACCAAAGAGTTGGTGGAATGGGGGCCGGGGCCCCGAGCCAGTCAACAATTGGTGCTGGCGGCGAAAGCACGTGCATTGGTTCATGGCCGACCCCATGTGACGATCGATGACGTCCAAACCCTGGCGTTTCCCGTGCTGAGGCACCGCATTGTCCCCACGTTTGCCGCGGAAGCCGACGGGATCACGGTGGATGATTTGATCGCGCGTTTGGTGAAGGAAATGGCCGTGAAACCCGCCGCAGTTGTTTGA
- a CDS encoding UTP--glucose-1-phosphate uridylyltransferase, whose amino-acid sequence MHSTSDTWQAIADKLTEAGSPAVIHEIFRRQFERLASGAETYLREADIRPATGVVDAETLPDELEQIGNEHLDQSALLKLNGGLGTSMGLEGPKSLLPVRGRTTFLELILQQTGLLGVPLVLMNSFSTEIETAAAVSDAENVVSFLQHQVPKLDAETLLPAEWPSDLTMEWCPPGHGDIYAALVTTGTMERLIGQGRRYLFVSNADNLGATMNTRLLGHLIQSGASFMMEVADRTMADRKGGHLAMDTNGGWLLRESAQCHPSEEAQFQDITVHRYFNTNNLWIDLVALQQHLDQSGGSLDLPMIANRKTVDPKDTQSPAVYQLETAMGAAIACLPNATAVRVPRSRFAPVKTTGDLLAVRSDAYEIAEDRSVRLIAERKGVPPNVQLDKANYRTIADLDERIREIPSLRDCVTLTVQGDVEFAADVSFSGEVAITNQSGGRQVLSSGEYTGEVTLTGA is encoded by the coding sequence ATGCATTCAACATCCGATACTTGGCAAGCGATCGCAGACAAACTGACTGAGGCAGGCTCTCCCGCGGTCATTCACGAGATCTTTCGCAGGCAGTTCGAGCGTCTCGCCAGCGGTGCCGAGACTTACCTGCGCGAAGCCGATATTCGACCTGCCACCGGTGTTGTTGACGCCGAGACATTGCCCGATGAACTGGAGCAAATCGGCAACGAACACTTGGATCAGTCGGCGTTGTTGAAGCTCAACGGTGGACTGGGGACCAGCATGGGTTTGGAGGGGCCGAAATCGTTGTTGCCCGTTCGTGGTCGGACGACTTTTCTGGAGTTGATTCTTCAGCAGACCGGGTTGCTCGGCGTTCCGCTGGTGCTGATGAATAGCTTCTCCACCGAAATCGAGACCGCCGCGGCGGTCTCCGACGCAGAGAACGTCGTTTCCTTTTTGCAGCATCAGGTCCCCAAGCTCGATGCAGAAACACTGCTGCCTGCGGAGTGGCCCAGTGACTTGACGATGGAATGGTGTCCGCCAGGGCATGGCGATATCTATGCGGCGTTGGTGACCACTGGGACGATGGAACGACTGATCGGCCAAGGACGCCGGTACTTGTTCGTCTCCAACGCGGATAACCTCGGCGCGACGATGAACACGCGTTTGCTGGGGCACCTGATCCAGTCCGGTGCTTCGTTCATGATGGAAGTCGCCGATCGGACGATGGCTGATCGCAAAGGCGGTCACTTGGCGATGGACACCAACGGTGGTTGGTTGTTGCGTGAGTCGGCGCAATGCCATCCCAGCGAGGAAGCCCAGTTCCAGGACATCACGGTGCATCGTTATTTCAACACCAACAACCTCTGGATCGACTTGGTCGCACTGCAACAGCACCTTGATCAAAGCGGCGGCTCGTTGGACTTGCCGATGATCGCCAATCGCAAAACGGTCGACCCCAAGGACACTCAGTCGCCGGCGGTCTATCAGTTGGAAACCGCGATGGGGGCTGCGATCGCTTGCCTGCCCAATGCGACGGCCGTTCGAGTGCCCCGATCGCGGTTTGCGCCGGTCAAAACGACGGGCGACTTGTTGGCCGTACGCAGTGACGCGTACGAGATCGCGGAGGATCGGTCGGTGCGATTGATTGCAGAGCGAAAGGGAGTGCCGCCGAACGTCCAGTTGGACAAAGCGAATTATCGAACGATCGCGGACTTGGACGAACGGATCCGCGAAATTCCATCGCTGCGAGACTGCGTGACGTTGACGGTTCAAGGCGACGTGGAATTCGCCGCCGATGTGTCGTTTTCCGGAGAAGTGGCAATCACGAACCAGTCAGGTGGACGCCAAGTGCTTAGTAGCGGAGAGTACACCGGTGAGGTGACGCTGACGGGTGCTTAG
- a CDS encoding metallophosphoesterase family protein, whose translation MTRTAILSDIHGNLTALKTVLDHVATQNVDRIVCLGDVVGYGPEPCQCLDIVMGFGFCVLGNHDSSALFDPEGFNVTAEQAIFWTRNQLESGRDGPEQSRKRMEFLCELPRTVRESNVLFVHGSPRGPTNEYVMPEDIQNIKKMEKLFSMVPHLCFQGHTHVPGIFTTDHQFIRHTEIVGSYSVTNANKRLMINVGSVGQPRDGDSRSCYVVFDGDSVAYHRVEYDIEDTVRKIEAEPELDNFLGYRLREGR comes from the coding sequence GTGACTCGAACCGCGATCCTTAGCGATATCCACGGCAATCTGACGGCGCTCAAAACCGTCTTGGATCATGTCGCTACACAGAATGTCGATCGCATCGTCTGTCTCGGCGACGTGGTCGGCTACGGCCCCGAACCCTGTCAATGCCTCGATATCGTGATGGGCTTTGGGTTCTGTGTCCTGGGCAACCACGACAGCAGCGCGCTGTTTGACCCGGAGGGATTCAATGTGACGGCCGAACAGGCCATCTTTTGGACTCGTAACCAACTGGAATCCGGACGCGATGGCCCCGAGCAGAGTCGCAAGAGAATGGAGTTTTTGTGCGAGCTGCCACGCACCGTCCGTGAATCCAACGTCCTGTTCGTGCACGGCTCCCCTCGTGGGCCGACAAACGAATACGTGATGCCCGAAGACATCCAGAACATCAAGAAGATGGAAAAGCTGTTTTCGATGGTGCCGCATCTGTGTTTCCAAGGACACACGCACGTCCCCGGCATCTTCACCACCGATCACCAGTTCATCCGTCACACGGAAATCGTCGGTAGCTACTCGGTCACCAATGCAAATAAGCGGTTGATGATCAACGTCGGCAGCGTCGGTCAGCCCCGCGACGGCGATTCACGCAGTTGCTACGTCGTGTTCGACGGAGATTCGGTGGCGTACCACCGCGTGGAATATGACATCGAAGACACGGTGCGAAAAATCGAAGCCGAACCGGAGCTCGATAATTTCCTCGGCTACCGCCTCCGCGAAGGCCGCTAA
- a CDS encoding metallophosphoesterase family protein — MTRALISDIHGNLEALLAVLADIRANNVDEIFCLGDIIGYGPNPCECLDNVMTHAQVTILGNHDQAALFDPDGFNPMALQAIYWTRDQLDNGPGSASQVNARWDFLGELPRFYEDDQYKFVHGSPRDPTNEYVFPEYVFDQRKMEILFGKVKQYCFMGHTHLPGVFTTDCEFIAPDECDYQYVLGSEKAMVNVGSVGQPRDDDNRACYVILDKDGPIGPTVTFRRVEYDIEKTANKIYAEADLSNALGDRIKHGR, encoded by the coding sequence GTGACGCGAGCTCTGATCAGCGACATTCACGGAAATCTTGAAGCGCTGCTCGCGGTCTTAGCGGACATTCGTGCGAACAATGTCGACGAGATTTTTTGCCTCGGCGACATCATCGGCTATGGCCCCAATCCTTGCGAGTGCCTGGACAACGTCATGACCCATGCCCAAGTGACAATCTTGGGCAATCACGACCAAGCCGCATTGTTCGATCCTGACGGATTCAATCCGATGGCCTTGCAAGCTATCTATTGGACACGGGACCAGCTAGACAATGGCCCCGGGTCGGCCAGCCAAGTCAACGCGAGATGGGACTTCCTGGGCGAACTGCCCAGATTCTATGAAGACGATCAATACAAGTTCGTGCATGGTTCGCCACGCGATCCCACCAACGAATACGTGTTTCCTGAATACGTCTTTGACCAACGCAAGATGGAGATCTTGTTTGGTAAAGTCAAACAGTACTGCTTCATGGGCCACACCCACTTGCCCGGCGTTTTCACCACTGATTGCGAATTCATCGCCCCCGATGAATGTGATTATCAGTATGTTTTGGGCAGCGAGAAAGCGATGGTCAATGTCGGCAGCGTCGGCCAACCACGCGACGACGACAATCGTGCTTGCTACGTGATCCTGGATAAAGACGGCCCGATCGGCCCCACCGTGACTTTCCGCCGTGTTGAGTACGATATCGAAAAAACGGCCAACAAGATCTACGCGGAAGCCGACCTGTCCAACGCGCTGGGCGACCGAATCAAGCACGGTCGTTAG
- the tsaB gene encoding tRNA (adenosine(37)-N6)-threonylcarbamoyltransferase complex dimerization subunit type 1 TsaB: MSEPHCTCHIAIETTGRFGSLAVLLGDRAVWQADLPRDRRTAASAAPGLQELLHVCRENQWCPQWIDVAIGPGSFTGLRIGVTMAKAIGYARSWPIVGVDSLAGIAAATLDSLDTQPGEMPAQQVLVGINAFRGQIFAGVFDVGELLSAPPEIPLESLSKSPLTTPLTPSIYAERMDASVSVMESEQWSELVQQMAGDPTVVFAGDRAVFPESHQGKVSGRTVSDAVGVGRIGLRLAAMSQFQDAMRILPRYIKHSSAEEKRESTRCDDESRLGRNKSPAS; encoded by the coding sequence ATGTCTGAGCCCCATTGTACTTGCCACATCGCGATCGAAACGACAGGACGCTTCGGTTCGCTGGCGGTTTTATTGGGAGATCGAGCGGTTTGGCAGGCCGACTTGCCTCGTGATCGGCGGACCGCGGCCTCGGCTGCACCGGGTTTACAGGAATTACTGCATGTTTGCCGAGAAAATCAATGGTGTCCCCAGTGGATCGATGTCGCGATCGGCCCGGGGTCCTTCACCGGCCTGAGGATCGGCGTGACGATGGCAAAAGCGATCGGATACGCACGTTCGTGGCCGATTGTCGGTGTGGATTCGTTGGCCGGGATCGCCGCTGCGACCTTGGATTCCTTGGACACGCAGCCGGGCGAAATGCCTGCACAGCAGGTGCTCGTCGGGATCAATGCGTTTCGCGGCCAGATTTTTGCAGGCGTCTTTGATGTGGGCGAGCTATTGTCCGCACCCCCAGAAATCCCGCTTGAGTCGCTGTCCAAGTCGCCGCTTACTACGCCACTGACTCCATCCATCTATGCCGAGCGTATGGACGCATCGGTATCTGTCATGGAGTCGGAACAGTGGAGCGAGTTGGTCCAGCAGATGGCGGGTGACCCGACGGTGGTGTTTGCTGGCGATCGAGCCGTCTTTCCGGAATCCCATCAGGGGAAGGTTTCAGGACGGACCGTCAGCGACGCAGTGGGCGTGGGGCGGATCGGGCTACGACTGGCGGCGATGTCGCAGTTTCAGGACGCGATGCGGATTTTGCCGCGATACATCAAGCACAGTTCTGCGGAAGAGAAACGTGAATCGACTCGCTGTGACGACGAATCCCGTCTGGGCCGTAATAAATCACCTGCTTCTTGA
- a CDS encoding peptidylprolyl isomerase: MALLSMVFAVTVVAPATSEYSSTCSAQGIAQLPTRDQGNGDQGNNATELPQDPAAVLAVVGQSRILLGDVIEKVDARIKEGLKQANTTVPEEQLREIRLGLVRQELVQLIRSKTMRELFLLEQVATQTAEKRREISKMMDQRAREMFREGELKKLQEVHETEDLAKIDAILRKQGSSIAARQRNFTDAMLGHMYMRSKIDQDPEVTLAEINQYYLSHQEEFSHAAQARWEQLSALFAKHPSMDETQGAITEMGREAFYGGSPTFAPVAKQKSEEPFASDGGLHGWTNRGALASQAIEDQVFSIPLNEMSEVIRDDDGLHIVRVLERKPAGVTPLGDVQDKIRETLKKQKIAKAEQKMIREMEKRVPIWTRFPDDMPGSMPLPESMMGDQPLPSTADNSVNPDEIPRAASKGLLRGLLR, from the coding sequence GTGGCGCTGTTGAGCATGGTGTTCGCGGTGACCGTTGTCGCACCGGCCACGTCCGAATACTCGTCCACGTGCTCGGCTCAAGGCATTGCCCAACTGCCGACCCGCGATCAAGGAAATGGCGATCAAGGAAACAACGCGACAGAATTGCCCCAAGACCCGGCAGCCGTGCTCGCTGTCGTCGGTCAGTCTCGGATCCTGCTGGGCGACGTGATCGAGAAAGTCGACGCGAGGATCAAGGAGGGACTCAAGCAAGCCAACACAACGGTCCCCGAAGAACAGTTGCGCGAAATCCGACTCGGCTTGGTGCGACAAGAACTCGTGCAATTGATACGATCGAAAACCATGCGAGAGCTTTTCCTGCTGGAACAAGTCGCCACGCAGACGGCGGAAAAGCGACGCGAGATCTCCAAGATGATGGATCAACGCGCCCGCGAAATGTTTCGCGAAGGGGAACTGAAGAAGTTGCAAGAGGTCCACGAAACGGAGGACCTTGCCAAAATCGATGCGATCCTCCGCAAACAAGGTTCTTCGATCGCCGCCCGGCAGCGAAACTTTACCGACGCCATGCTGGGCCACATGTACATGCGCAGCAAAATCGACCAAGACCCCGAAGTCACGCTTGCGGAGATCAATCAGTACTACTTGTCGCACCAAGAAGAGTTCTCGCACGCCGCGCAAGCTCGGTGGGAACAGTTGTCGGCACTGTTTGCCAAACACCCGTCAATGGATGAAACGCAAGGAGCGATCACTGAGATGGGGCGTGAAGCGTTTTATGGAGGCAGCCCAACATTTGCGCCGGTGGCGAAACAAAAGAGCGAAGAGCCCTTTGCCAGCGACGGCGGACTGCACGGCTGGACCAATCGTGGCGCCTTGGCCTCACAAGCCATCGAAGATCAAGTCTTTTCGATTCCACTGAACGAAATGAGCGAAGTCATCCGTGACGACGACGGCCTGCACATCGTCCGTGTCTTGGAACGCAAGCCGGCCGGCGTGACGCCGCTGGGTGACGTTCAAGACAAGATTCGCGAGACGCTGAAGAAGCAAAAGATCGCCAAGGCGGAACAAAAAATGATCCGCGAAATGGAAAAACGTGTTCCGATCTGGACACGCTTTCCCGACGACATGCCCGGCTCGATGCCGTTGCCCGAAAGCATGATGGGCGATCAACCGCTGCCCAGTACCGCTGACAATTCGGTCAACCCCGATGAAATCCCTCGCGCCGCATCCAAGGGACTGTTGCGAGGTCTGTTGCGATGA